CCACCCTGCCTCACCCTGCCCCACCCTGCCACCTTTCACTGCATCGCGAACTTCTCCGGGAACTGCTTCGTGATCGCGCCCGCCAGCGGATCCGCGATCATCTGCATGTGGGCGGCGGCCTCGCGGAGCTTGGTGTAGGCGGTGGACCAGGCTCCTTTGGCCTGGGCATCCACCACGGCCTTGAGGCCGACCACATGGTCGCGCACCAGTCCGGCCACGACATCCTTGGGCAGGTTGGGGTTCGCCGAGCTCAGGAAGGCGCCGAAGTCGTCGGCATAGCCGATCAGGTCCTTCACTGCCTTCTCCTGCATCGCATTGTCCTTCTTGGCCACGCCGTTGGTGTAGTCCACGAAGAAGCCGATGTGTTTCCGCCAGAGGGCCAGGAAGGCGGCCTCCGCGTCGGCGCCGTAGACCGAGCCAATCGCCCGGCTGAGCGCTACCGAGTTCGCGTCGAGCGCTCCAGCCGCATCCTTGAACTCGCCGGCCCGGCCGCCCAGCGCCGCCTCGGTCGTGGCGGCCGCGAGCCAGACGTGCTCGGCCAGGGTGTGGTTGAGGCCGACCCGAAGATCGGCGGCCGACTGGGCGCCGGCCGGGTCGGCGAGGGCGAGGGTGGCCGCCAGGGCCGTGGCGCCGGTGATGAGCTGGGTGAGGGAACGCATGGCTAATGGGCTCCAGTGGTGTCGGGGAGAACGCGGATTTCGCCGCGCATGAAGTGGTGCCGCTCGCAGTAGTACGGATAGGTGCCGGGCTGGTCGAAACCATGAACGAAGCTCGAGCCCTTGCCGGCGAGTTGCCCGGCGAATGCTCCGTCGGCACTGTCGGGGGCGCCGGAGGTGACCGTGTGCTCGATCTCGTCCTGATTGCTCCAGACGATCCTGGTGCCGACAGGGACGTCCAGCCGCGCCTCCCGGAACTGGAAGGTCCGGACCTGCACCTGCGTGTCGGGCACCGCACCCATGGCCCCGGCCCCAACGGACCAGGCGATCAGCATCGCGCGCATCGGTTGCCTCTTGGCTCGAGATTGGTCGCTGCACCCGGTCTACGGTGGCCGCATCGAATCGGATCCAAGGAGGGTGGGGCAAGGTGAGCCAGGGTGAGGCAGGGTCGGGAGTGTCGCGGCGGTCTCATTCACCTTGCCCCACCTTGCCTCACCTTGCCCCACCCTGCCTCACCCTGGCTCACCCTCCTAGATTCTTCCCCATGACCACCCTCACCCACCCGAGTCCGATCACGGCCCCGACCGGCACCACGCTCTCCTGTAAAGGCTGGCACCAGGAGGCGGCGCTCCGAATGCTCATGAACAACCTCGACCCCGCCGTGGCGGAGCGGCCGGAGGACCTCATCGTCTATGGGGGCGGCGGGAAGGCGGCGCGGAACTGGGAGTGCTACGAGCGGATCGTTGCCACGTTGCGGCGGTTGAACAACGACGAGACGCTGCTGGTGCAAAGCGGCAAGCCGGTCGGCGTCTTCCGCACCCATGAGGAGGCGCCGAGGGTGCTGATTGCCAACGCGCACCTGGTGCCCCGCTGGGCCACCTGGGACGAGTTCCGCCGGCTCGAGGCGCTGGGCCTCACGATGTACGGCCAGATGACGGCGGGCTCCTGGATCTACATCGGGACCCAGGGGATCCTGCAGGGCACCTACGAGACCTTCGCCGAATGCGCGCGGCAGCACTTCGGCGGCAGCCTCGAAGGCCGGCTGGTGGTGACCGGCGGACTCGGCGGCATGGGTGGCGCCCAGCCCCTCGCGGCCACCATGAACGGGGCGGCCTTCCTCGGGGTCGACGTGGACGAGAGCCGGATCCGCCGACGGGTGGAGACCCGGTACTGCGACCGGCTGGAGCACGACCTCGATTCGGCGCTTCGGCTGGTGAACGAGGCACGGGCGCAGCGGCGCGCGCTCTCGGTGGGATTGGTGGGAAACATCGCGGAGGTGCTGCCCGAGCTGGTCCGCCGTGGCGTGACCCCCGACGTGCTCACCGACCAGACTTCGGCGCACGATCTCCGGGTGGGATACATCCCGACCGCCCTCTCGCTGGAAGCGGCGGCCGCGCTCCGTGACCGGGAGCCCGAGGTGTACGAGGCCCGCGCGCTGGACTCCATGGTCGTCCACGTGCGCGCCATGCTGGACCTGATGGCGCGGGGCGCGGTGACGTTCGATTATGGCAACAACCTCCGGGGCCAGGTGGCCGATCGGCGAGGTATGCCGGAGGCGTTCACCATTCCCGGCTTTGTCCCCGCATTCATTCGGCCGCTGTTCTGCCGTGGCGCGGGGCCGTTCCGCTGGGCCGCCCTCTCGGGCGATCCGGACGACATCGCCCAGACTGACCGTGCCGTGCTGGAGACCTTTCCGGCCAAGGAGCCGCTCGCCCGCTGGATCCGGCAGGCACAGGAGCGGGTCCAATTCCAGGGGCTCCCGGCCCGCATCTGCTGGCTGGAGTATGGAGAGCGGGCAGAGATGGGACGCCGATTCAACTGGCTGGTGAAGCGGGGCAAGGTGCGCGCGCCGCTGGTGATCGGCCGGGACCACCTGGACACCGGTTCAGTGGCCTCGCCCAACCGGGAAACCGAGGGGATGAAGGACGGGTCCGACGCGATCGCCGACTGGCCGCTGCTGAATGCCCTGCTCAACACCGCCTGCGGCGCCAGCTGGGTCTCGCTGCATCACGGCGGCGGCGTGGGCATCGGCTACTCCATCCATGCAGGCATGGTGGTGGTGGCGGACGGGACCGAGATGGCCGATCGTCGGCTGGACCGGGTGCTGACCGCGGATCCGGGCACCGGGGTCATGCGCCACGCGGATGCCGGGTACGAGCTCGCCATCGAGACGGCGGTGGAGCGCGGGATCGATCTGCCGATGGTGCGGGAAGGACGGGAAGGGCGGTAAGGACGGTAAGGGCGGTAAGGGCGGCCAGGTGTTAGAGTTCGAGCTAGCCGGAGCGACGATTCTGCTGGCGGAGGAACTGATCACGGTCCTTACCGTCCTTACCGCCTTTACCGCCCTTACCGTCTCCCGC
The window above is part of the Gemmatimonadales bacterium genome. Proteins encoded here:
- a CDS encoding plastocyanin/azurin family copper-binding protein; this translates as MRAMLIAWSVGAGAMGAVPDTQVQVRTFQFREARLDVPVGTRIVWSNQDEIEHTVTSGAPDSADGAFAGQLAGKGSSFVHGFDQPGTYPYYCERHHFMRGEIRVLPDTTGAH
- the hutU gene encoding urocanate hydratase; the protein is MTTLTHPSPITAPTGTTLSCKGWHQEAALRMLMNNLDPAVAERPEDLIVYGGGGKAARNWECYERIVATLRRLNNDETLLVQSGKPVGVFRTHEEAPRVLIANAHLVPRWATWDEFRRLEALGLTMYGQMTAGSWIYIGTQGILQGTYETFAECARQHFGGSLEGRLVVTGGLGGMGGAQPLAATMNGAAFLGVDVDESRIRRRVETRYCDRLEHDLDSALRLVNEARAQRRALSVGLVGNIAEVLPELVRRGVTPDVLTDQTSAHDLRVGYIPTALSLEAAAALRDREPEVYEARALDSMVVHVRAMLDLMARGAVTFDYGNNLRGQVADRRGMPEAFTIPGFVPAFIRPLFCRGAGPFRWAALSGDPDDIAQTDRAVLETFPAKEPLARWIRQAQERVQFQGLPARICWLEYGERAEMGRRFNWLVKRGKVRAPLVIGRDHLDTGSVASPNRETEGMKDGSDAIADWPLLNALLNTACGASWVSLHHGGGVGIGYSIHAGMVVVADGTEMADRRLDRVLTADPGTGVMRHADAGYELAIETAVERGIDLPMVREGREGR